One genomic region from Labeo rohita strain BAU-BD-2019 chromosome 7, IGBB_LRoh.1.0, whole genome shotgun sequence encodes:
- the rorab gene encoding nuclear receptor ROR-alpha B isoform X2, translating into MYLMITAMKAQIESIPCKICGDKSSGIHYGVITCEGCKGFFRRSQQGTVSYSCPRQKSCLIDRTSRNRCQHCRLQKCLAVGMSRDAVKFGRMSKKQRDSLFAEVQKHRQQQQEEKVGDDTEKGREPQTPGEAEPLTPSYALSTNGVTELPDDLSGYVNGQTPEEGKADSAVGGFYLDIQPSPDQSGLDMDGIKLEPVCDLSSDSGLDQYCCYSNGDSSPPDNDLEHLSENICKSHMETCQYLREELQPSNWQTVLQTDLDAYQKKSQEDMWQLCAVKVTEAVQYVVEFAKRIDGFMELCQNDQIVLLKAGSLEVVFVRMCRAYNSQNNTVFFDSKYAGPEVFKALGCDDLISSVFEFAKSLNSLQLSEDEIGLFSAYVLMSADRSWLQEKTRVEKLQQKIKIALQNLLQKNQRDEGILTKLVCKVSTVRMLCRRHMEKLSSFRALYPETVHTRFPPLYKELFGSDFEQVLPQEA; encoded by the exons CTCAGATTGAGAGTATTCCCTGTAAAATCTGTGGAGATAAATCATCAGGGATTCATTATGGTGTTATCACCTGTGAGGGATGCAAG ggTTTCTTCAGGAGGAGTCAGCAGGGCACTGTGTCATATTCATGTCCTCGGCAGAAGAGCTGTCTGATCGACCGTACCAGCAGAAACCGCTGCCAGCACTGTCGCCTGCAGAAATGCTTAGCAGTGGGCATGTCAAGAGATG CTGTGAAGTTTGGCCGAATGTCTAAGAAGCAGAGGGACAGTCTTTTTGCAGAGGTTCAGAAGCACCGTCAACAGCAGCAGGAGGAGAAAGTGGGTGATGACACAGAGAAGGGGCGGGAACCTCAAACTCCTGGAGAGGCGGAGCCACTCACACCCTCTTACGCCCTGTCCACCAATGGCGTCACAGAGCTCCCAGATGACCTCAGTGGATACGTGAACGGTCAGACCCCAGAGGAGGGAAAGGCAGATTCAGCAGTTGGTGGATTTTACCTGGACATTCAGCCTTCTCCAGACCAGTCAGGTCTAGACATGGACGGCATTAAACTAGAACCTGTGTGTGACCTCAGCTCAGACTCTGGCTTAGATCAATATTGTTGCTATAGCAATGGAGACTCTTCACCTCCTGACAACGACCTAG AACATCTGTCAGAGAACATCTGCAAGTCTCACATGGAGACGTGCCAGTATCTTCGAGAAGAGCTACAGCCCAGCAACTGGCAGACAGTTTTACAGACCGACCTGGACGCGTACCAAAAGAAG TCTCAGGAGGACATGTGGCAGCTGTGTGCGGTTAAAGTCACTGAAGCTGTGCAGTACGTGGTTGAGTTTGCCAAGCGCATTGATGGATTCATGGAGCTCTGTCAGAACGATCAGATCGTGCTGCTCAAAGCAG GTTCTTTAGAAGTTGTGTTCGTGAGGATGTGTCGGGCATATAACTCCCAGAACAACACTGTCTTTTTTGACAGCAAGTACGCTGGGCCGGAGGTCTTCAAAGCATTGG GCTGTGATGATCTTATCAGCTCCGTGTTCGAGTTTGCGAAGAGCCTGAACTCTCTACAGCTCAGTGAAGATGAGATTGGCCTGTTTTCAGCATACGTGCTGATGTCTGCAG ATCGATCCTGGCTGCAGGAGAAGACCAGAGTGGAGAAACTCCAGCAGAAGATCAAGATTGCCCTCCAGAACCTCCTGCAGAAGAACCAGAGGGATGAGGGAATTCTCACAAAG CTTGTCTGTAAAGTGTCCACCGTTCGGATGTTATGCCGTCGCCATATGGAGAAACTGAGCTCATTCAGAGCTCTCTACCCAGAAACGGTCCACACACGCTTCCCTCCGCTCTATAAGGAGCTGTTTGGCTCAGACTTTGAGCAGGTTCTGCCTCAGGAGGCCTGA
- the anxa2b gene encoding annexin A2b: MAIVSEILTKLTLSYGGEREPKCPTVVPAYDFNPEADAARLEAAIKTKGVDEQTIIDILTKRSYSQRTQIAFEYEKRAKKDFVSALKGALSGSLEYLILGLMKSTAQYDAFELKSSMKGLGTDEECLIEMVCSRNNEELMEIKKVYREMFKKELEKDVSGDTSGDLSKVLLALVQAKRDEPSNVVDYEKIDNDARALYDAGVKRKGTDVTTWISIFSERSVPHLQKVFERYKRYSPYDIKESIRKEVKGDTEKTFLTLVECLENKHLYFASRLSDAMKSKSVKEKVMTRIIVSRCEVDLMKVRTEFKKKFGKSLYQTISEHTKGDYQRALLNLCGGDD; the protein is encoded by the exons ATGGCTATAGTGTCTGAGATTTTGACCAAACTTACACTGAGTTATGGAGGG GAGAGGGAACCTAAATGCCCTACAGTGGTCCCAGCTTATGACTTTAACCCAGAGGCGGATGCAGCCAGACTAGAGGCAGCCATCAAAACCAAAG gTGTTGATGAGCAGACGATCATTGACATTCTGACAAAACGCAGTTACTCACAAAGGACCCAAATTGCGTTTGAGTATGAAAAACGGGCAAAGAAG GATTTTGTAAGTGCCCTGAAGGGGGCGCTCTCAGGCTCTTTGGAGTATCTGATTCTGGGGTTGATGAAGAGTACAGCGCAGTATGATGCCTTTGAACTGAAATCATCAATGAAG GGTCTGGGCACTGATGAGGAGTGTCTTATTGAGATGGTCTGCTCTCGCAATAATGAAGAGCTGATGGAAATCAAGAAGGTTTACAGAGAAA tGTTTAAGAAAGAATTGGAGAAAGATGTTTCTGGAGACACATCTGGTGATTTATCTAAGGTGCTCCTGGCCCTTGTACAG GCCAAGAGAGATGAGCCAAGTAACGTGGTGGACTACGAGAAGATTGACAATGACGCAAGA GCTCTTTATGATGCTGGAGTGAAGCGAAAAGGAACTGATGTGACCACCTGGATTTCAATCTTCTCTGAAAGGAGTGTCCCGCACTTGCAGAAAG tgtttgaaAGGTACAAGAGATATAGCCCATATGACATTAAGGAGAGCATTCGAAAGGAGGTGAAGGGAGATACGGAAAAAACCTTCCTCACACTAG TTGAGTGCTTGGAGAACAAACATCTGTATTTTGCCAGCAGACTCAGTGATGCCATGAAG AGTAAAAGTGTTAAAGAGAAGGTTATGACCCGCATCATCGTCTCCCGCTGTGAAGTTGATCTCATGAAGGTCCGCACAGAGTTCAAGAAGAAATTTGGAAAATCTCTGTACCAGACAATTTCC GAGCACACTAAGGGTGACTACCAGAGAGCTCTCCTGAACCTCTGTGGAGGAGATGACTGA